In a single window of the Fibrobacter sp. UWB15 genome:
- the aspS gene encoding aspartate--tRNA ligase: MKRTHNCGQLRKEDVGQTVTLAGWVDRRRDHGGVIFVDLRDKYGKTQIVFNPDYNADVLKTAEQLRNEYVIYVTGKVYAREEGNTNEKLATGEIEVKADKLEILNAALTSPLAINDPNEECKENDDLRLQYRYLDLRRPWIQKKLLLKSRFLKAVYDFFYANGFENIETPCLCKSTPEGARDYLVPSRVNPGKFYALPQSPQQYKQLLMIAGMDRYFQIAKCFRDEDLRADRQPEFTQIDVEMSFVNQDEVMEMFDKFVTEVLGKVWNFEPPRHIRRMKWAEAMLKYGSDKPDLRFDLEIHDVSEIGAKSNFGVFKNCVAAGGKIRGIAAKGCVDFTRKQIDELTAYVGKYGSKGLVWMRVKENDEVETQVGKFFTTEQLNELRDAVGAKCGDMMFFIAGPEKVAATAMGQLRLEVARIKGLRDPKKREFVWITEFPMFEYSDTEGRYMAMHHPFTNPLPEHLDMMLSGNLKDCNAEAYDLVLNGVEIGGGSIRIHNPEVQEKVFRLLGLSEEQVKTKFGFFVDAFKYGAPPHGGLAFGLDRVVATMEGEESIRDYIAFPKNTSASSPMDQCPSEVDLQQLQDIHISVQMPKAAK, encoded by the coding sequence ATGAAACGTACACATAACTGCGGCCAACTTCGCAAGGAAGATGTTGGCCAGACCGTAACACTCGCCGGTTGGGTGGATCGCCGCCGCGACCATGGTGGTGTGATTTTCGTTGACCTCCGCGACAAGTATGGCAAGACCCAGATCGTTTTCAACCCGGACTACAACGCCGACGTGTTGAAGACCGCCGAACAGCTCCGTAACGAATACGTTATTTACGTGACTGGTAAGGTCTACGCCCGCGAAGAAGGCAACACCAACGAAAAGCTCGCCACGGGTGAAATCGAAGTCAAGGCTGACAAGCTCGAAATCCTGAACGCCGCCCTCACCTCTCCGCTCGCCATTAACGACCCGAACGAAGAATGCAAGGAAAACGACGACCTCCGCCTGCAGTACCGCTACCTGGACCTCCGCCGTCCGTGGATCCAGAAGAAGCTCCTCCTCAAGAGCCGCTTCCTCAAGGCCGTGTACGACTTCTTCTATGCCAACGGTTTTGAAAACATCGAAACTCCGTGCCTTTGCAAGTCCACTCCGGAAGGCGCACGCGACTACCTCGTGCCGTCCCGCGTGAACCCGGGCAAGTTCTACGCCCTTCCGCAGTCTCCGCAGCAGTACAAGCAGCTCTTGATGATTGCCGGCATGGACCGCTACTTCCAGATTGCCAAGTGCTTCCGCGACGAAGACCTCCGCGCCGACCGTCAGCCGGAATTCACGCAGATCGACGTCGAAATGTCCTTTGTGAACCAGGACGAAGTCATGGAAATGTTCGACAAGTTCGTGACCGAAGTTCTCGGTAAGGTTTGGAACTTCGAACCGCCGCGCCACATCCGCCGCATGAAGTGGGCAGAAGCCATGCTCAAGTACGGGAGCGACAAGCCGGACCTCCGCTTCGACCTCGAAATTCACGACGTGTCCGAAATCGGTGCAAAGTCCAACTTTGGCGTGTTCAAGAACTGCGTTGCCGCCGGTGGCAAGATCCGCGGTATCGCTGCCAAGGGTTGCGTAGACTTCACTCGTAAGCAGATCGACGAACTCACCGCCTACGTGGGCAAATACGGTTCCAAGGGCCTCGTGTGGATGCGCGTCAAGGAAAATGACGAAGTGGAAACTCAGGTCGGCAAGTTCTTTACTACCGAACAACTTAACGAACTCCGCGACGCTGTTGGCGCTAAGTGCGGCGACATGATGTTCTTCATCGCAGGCCCCGAAAAGGTTGCTGCAACCGCTATGGGTCAGCTCCGCTTGGAAGTTGCCCGTATCAAGGGTCTCCGCGATCCGAAGAAGCGTGAATTTGTGTGGATTACCGAATTCCCGATGTTCGAATACAGCGACACCGAAGGCCGCTACATGGCTATGCACCACCCGTTCACCAACCCGCTTCCGGAACACCTGGACATGATGCTCAGTGGCAACCTCAAGGATTGCAACGCTGAAGCTTATGACCTTGTTCTGAACGGCGTGGAAATCGGCGGTGGTTCTATCCGTATTCACAACCCGGAAGTGCAGGAAAAGGTGTTCCGCTTGCTCGGTCTCTCCGAAGAACAGGTGAAGACCAAGTTCGGCTTCTTCGTCGACGCCTTCAAGTACGGCGCTCCTCCGCACGGCGGTCTCGCCTTCGGTCTCGACCGCGTTGTCGCTACCATGGAAGGTGAAGAATCTATCCGTGACTACATCGCGTTCCCGAAGAACACCAGTGCTTCTAGCCCGATGGACCAGTGCCCGAGCGAAGTGGACCTCCAGCAGCTGCAGGACATTCACATCTCCGTGCAGATGCCGAAGGCTGCGAAGTAG
- the aqpZ gene encoding aquaporin Z, protein MKLTTRAIAEAIGTFWLVFGGCGAAVLACGVPTTGIGYVGVSLAFGLTVLTMAYAIGHISGCHLNPAVTLGQVAGGRFPAKEAPAYIVAQVIGGIIAAAVLYCIAQPDLTNAGIGAFATNGWSDSLKDGLNAFGGKTSGMLSAFLIETVLTAIFLFVIMGATDGRAPAGFAPIAIGLCLTLIHLISIPVTNTSVNPARSTAMAVFVGGAAIKQLWLFWVAPILGGVIGGIAYKCIAECKCCKK, encoded by the coding sequence ATGAAACTTACTACTCGCGCTATTGCCGAAGCGATCGGCACCTTCTGGCTTGTGTTTGGCGGCTGCGGTGCAGCTGTGCTCGCATGCGGCGTCCCGACCACCGGTATCGGTTACGTGGGCGTGTCGCTCGCGTTTGGCCTTACGGTGCTTACCATGGCCTACGCCATCGGTCACATTTCGGGCTGCCACCTGAACCCGGCTGTCACGCTCGGTCAGGTTGCCGGCGGCCGCTTCCCCGCTAAGGAAGCTCCGGCCTACATCGTGGCCCAGGTCATCGGCGGTATCATTGCGGCGGCCGTGCTCTACTGCATTGCCCAGCCCGACCTCACCAACGCAGGTATCGGCGCATTCGCTACCAACGGCTGGTCCGATTCCCTCAAGGACGGCCTGAACGCCTTTGGCGGCAAGACCTCCGGCATGCTCTCCGCATTCCTCATTGAAACCGTGCTCACGGCTATTTTCCTGTTCGTGATCATGGGCGCTACCGACGGTCGCGCACCTGCAGGCTTTGCCCCGATCGCGATCGGCCTCTGCCTCACGCTCATCCACCTCATCTCAATCCCGGTGACCAACACGTCTGTGAACCCGGCCCGCTCTACCGCAATGGCTGTGTTCGTTGGCGGTGCTGCCATCAAGCAGCTCTGGCTATTCTGGGTAGCCCCGATTCTCGGTGGCGTAATCGGCGGTATCGCTTATAAGTGCATCGCCGAATGCAAGTGCTGCAAGAAGTAA
- a CDS encoding DUF2442 domain-containing protein, which produces MQRDEIEKIEPVSNGLKLTAKDGRLATLHYKDFERLKNATPKQRLDYRISFEGLRWDDLDEDISFESIFNPKQFPLKLYSKLKPINMSEVARRLGIQQSLMAAYMNGSKHPSEKRKKAILDEIHKIANELLSI; this is translated from the coding sequence ATGCAACGTGATGAAATAGAAAAAATAGAACCAGTAAGCAACGGGTTAAAGCTTACCGCAAAAGACGGCAGGCTCGCGACATTGCACTATAAAGATTTCGAACGCTTAAAAAACGCCACCCCAAAACAGCGCCTTGATTACAGAATTTCATTCGAAGGTCTCCGCTGGGACGACCTCGACGAAGACATTTCATTCGAATCCATATTCAATCCAAAGCAGTTCCCACTAAAGCTTTATTCGAAGCTAAAGCCCATAAACATGTCCGAGGTTGCTCGCAGGCTTGGCATACAGCAATCTCTAATGGCCGCTTACATGAACGGATCAAAGCACCCTTCCGAAAAACGTAAAAAAGCAATCCTTGATGAAATTCACAAAATCGCAAACGAGCTTTTGTCTATTTAA
- a CDS encoding sigma 54-interacting transcriptional regulator, translating into MPSPIGSEISVIQKISVAIIHERNVEKLLENVLGILESELGMLRGTFALLFGDTLKIEASRGLDESEKQKGLYRMGEGITGHVAERGISHVIPDLRKDSRFLNRTGSRHYDSQVAFICVPLIHDGQVIGTLSIDRPVDGSTDLDRDVALLEIIANITGDAANECIELHNEHEAMLEENRKLRDMLSNNPGELVGNCREMQQIYEQVRQVAPSDATVLIRGGSGTGKEMIARAIVNLSARKDKPFITLNCAALPENLVESELFGHEKGAFTGAVNRRIGRAEAADGGTLFLDEIGDLTMQTQVKLLRFLQERTFSRVGSNEELHSDVRFLAATSRNLEELIAQGKFREDLFYRLNIFPITMPDLAKRKSDIILLAEHFIEKMNLRYNKKIVRLSTTAINLLMSYHWPGNVRELENSMERAVLTASDDCIHSYNLPPSLQTSLSVGPTGAVTAKTAPLEVMMNNYEREIITEAIKRNNGNLSAAGRDLGVSPRMMNYRMNKLGIKSGR; encoded by the coding sequence ATGCCGTCCCCAATAGGATCCGAAATTTCTGTCATCCAGAAGATCAGCGTCGCGATTATTCACGAACGCAATGTGGAAAAGTTGCTGGAAAACGTCCTTGGCATTCTGGAATCCGAACTTGGCATGTTGCGCGGAACGTTCGCGCTTCTGTTCGGTGACACTCTTAAGATTGAAGCTTCCCGCGGGCTCGATGAATCGGAAAAGCAAAAAGGCCTTTACCGTATGGGTGAAGGCATTACGGGCCATGTCGCAGAACGCGGTATTAGCCATGTGATTCCGGACCTGCGCAAAGATTCCCGCTTCTTGAACCGCACGGGTAGCCGCCATTATGACTCCCAGGTGGCGTTTATTTGCGTGCCCCTGATTCACGACGGTCAGGTTATCGGAACGCTCTCGATTGACCGCCCGGTAGACGGCTCTACGGACTTGGACCGCGACGTGGCGCTCCTTGAAATTATTGCGAACATCACGGGCGATGCGGCCAACGAATGCATTGAATTGCACAACGAACACGAAGCCATGCTCGAAGAAAACCGCAAGCTTCGTGACATGCTTTCGAACAACCCCGGCGAACTGGTGGGTAACTGCCGCGAAATGCAGCAGATTTACGAACAGGTGCGTCAGGTGGCCCCGAGCGATGCGACAGTCTTGATTCGCGGCGGTAGCGGTACGGGTAAGGAAATGATCGCCCGTGCGATTGTGAATTTGTCTGCAAGAAAGGATAAGCCTTTTATTACGCTCAACTGCGCAGCACTCCCCGAAAACCTGGTAGAAAGCGAACTTTTCGGTCACGAGAAGGGCGCCTTTACGGGTGCGGTGAACCGCCGCATTGGCCGTGCCGAAGCCGCCGACGGGGGAACGCTTTTCCTCGATGAAATTGGCGACCTTACGATGCAAACTCAGGTGAAACTGTTGCGCTTCTTGCAGGAGCGCACCTTTAGCCGTGTGGGCAGCAACGAAGAACTTCATTCCGATGTGCGTTTTTTGGCGGCCACGAGCCGTAATCTGGAAGAACTGATTGCGCAGGGTAAGTTCCGCGAAGACTTGTTCTACCGCCTGAACATTTTCCCGATTACCATGCCGGATCTTGCGAAGCGTAAGTCCGACATCATCTTGCTCGCGGAACATTTCATCGAAAAGATGAATCTTCGCTACAACAAGAAGATTGTGCGCCTCTCGACGACGGCCATCAACTTGCTCATGAGTTACCATTGGCCGGGTAACGTGCGTGAACTGGAAAACAGCATGGAACGCGCGGTGCTTACCGCAAGCGACGACTGCATTCACAGCTACAACTTGCCGCCTTCGCTGCAGACGAGCCTTAGCGTAGGGCCTACAGGTGCTGTGACGGCCAAGACCGCTCCGCTCGAAGTGATGATGAACAATTACGAACGCGAAATCATTACCGAGGCTATCAAGCGCAATAACGGTAACCTTTCTGCCGCGGGCCGCGACTTGGGCGTGTCTCCGCGCATGATGAATTACCGCATGAACAAGCTCGGAATCAAGTCCGGCCGTTGA
- a CDS encoding NAD(+) synthase: MFGFYRFASVCPTLKVADTAYNTAEIIRCAREAIDGGAAFVVFPELCITGYTCSDLFHQELLLKKSLESLSEIAKAFADSDTVIAVGLPLRMFGCLYNCAAFLQRGKLVAVTPKIHLPNQREFYEKRHFSSGRDLLRGGAAGAAPVCRVEGFGDVPVTNFFTVAGKSGSEVRVGVELCEDLWTAVPPSGELALAGANVIVNLSASDALVGKRDYRRNLVMNQSARCMAAYIYSSAGVHESTTDMVFSGHLMIAENGSMIAESKPFSRESEIIYADVDVERLNMQRLSEGSFQDFDSRGFYARAASFACLRSIDSLKYRFVAPMPFVPGNIETRDKSCTEIFNIQCAGLAKRLEASHSARAVIGLSGGLDSTLALLVVAETFKLLKRPASEILVLTMPGFGTTKRTKNNAVTMAELLGVELRTVDIQKACLQHFADIGHDPKTLNVTYENVQARERTQILMDIANSVGGIVIGTGDLSEIALGWSTYNADHMSMYAVNCDIPKTLVRHVVGWYADHAKSFTADKKTAKELADVLRDILDTPVSPELLPADSNGQIAQKTESILGAYEIHDFYLYHFAKYGAAPQKLLFLAKYAFAGKFSDEELEKALAVFVRRFFTQQFKRSCIPDGPKVGTISLSPRADWRMPSDSSFSDWM; encoded by the coding sequence ATGTTTGGATTTTACCGATTCGCATCTGTTTGCCCGACGCTGAAAGTCGCCGATACCGCCTACAATACGGCTGAAATTATCCGTTGCGCCCGCGAGGCGATTGACGGGGGAGCGGCTTTTGTCGTGTTCCCCGAACTCTGCATTACGGGGTACACCTGCAGCGACCTGTTCCATCAGGAGCTGTTGCTTAAAAAGAGCCTGGAATCGCTTTCGGAGATTGCGAAGGCTTTTGCGGATAGCGATACGGTGATTGCGGTGGGGCTTCCGCTTAGAATGTTTGGTTGCCTTTACAACTGCGCCGCATTCTTGCAGCGTGGCAAGCTTGTGGCGGTGACGCCCAAGATTCATTTGCCGAATCAGCGCGAGTTCTACGAAAAACGTCATTTCTCGAGTGGCCGCGATTTGTTGCGCGGCGGTGCGGCAGGGGCTGCGCCGGTTTGCCGTGTCGAAGGCTTTGGCGATGTGCCGGTGACGAACTTCTTTACGGTTGCCGGAAAGTCTGGCTCTGAAGTTCGCGTGGGCGTGGAACTTTGCGAAGACTTGTGGACGGCGGTGCCGCCGAGTGGCGAGCTTGCCCTGGCCGGTGCGAACGTGATTGTGAACCTGTCGGCAAGCGATGCCCTGGTGGGCAAGCGCGATTACCGCCGCAACCTGGTGATGAACCAGTCGGCTCGCTGCATGGCGGCCTACATTTATTCGTCGGCTGGTGTGCATGAATCGACGACGGACATGGTCTTTAGCGGGCACTTGATGATTGCTGAGAACGGTAGCATGATTGCCGAAAGCAAGCCGTTCAGCCGCGAATCTGAAATTATTTACGCAGACGTGGATGTGGAACGTCTGAACATGCAGCGCTTGAGCGAAGGTTCGTTCCAGGATTTCGACAGTCGCGGCTTCTATGCGCGCGCGGCGAGTTTCGCTTGTCTGCGTTCGATTGATAGCCTCAAGTACCGCTTTGTGGCGCCGATGCCGTTTGTGCCGGGGAACATCGAAACTCGCGACAAGTCCTGCACCGAGATTTTCAATATCCAATGCGCAGGACTTGCGAAGCGACTCGAAGCGTCGCATTCTGCGCGCGCGGTGATTGGCCTTAGCGGCGGTTTGGATTCTACGCTTGCCTTGCTCGTGGTCGCAGAAACATTCAAGCTCCTGAAGCGCCCTGCTTCTGAAATCTTGGTGCTTACGATGCCCGGATTCGGTACGACCAAGCGCACCAAGAATAACGCCGTCACGATGGCGGAACTCTTGGGTGTAGAATTGCGCACGGTCGACATCCAGAAGGCTTGCCTGCAGCATTTTGCTGATATCGGACATGACCCGAAGACGCTCAATGTGACTTACGAAAACGTGCAGGCCCGCGAACGCACGCAGATTCTGATGGATATCGCGAACAGCGTGGGCGGAATCGTTATCGGAACAGGCGACCTTTCTGAAATCGCACTCGGCTGGAGCACTTATAACGCTGACCATATGTCCATGTATGCGGTGAACTGCGACATTCCGAAAACGCTCGTGCGCCATGTGGTGGGCTGGTATGCGGACCATGCCAAAAGCTTTACCGCCGACAAGAAGACGGCAAAAGAACTTGCCGATGTGCTTCGCGATATCTTGGACACGCCCGTGTCGCCGGAACTTTTGCCCGCCGATTCTAACGGACAGATTGCGCAGAAGACGGAAAGTATCTTGGGCGCCTACGAAATCCACGACTTCTATCTGTACCATTTCGCAAAGTACGGCGCCGCTCCGCAAAAGCTCCTGTTCCTCGCGAAGTATGCCTTTGCCGGCAAGTTCAGCGACGAAGAACTGGAAAAGGCCTTAGCCGTATTCGTGCGCAGGTTCTTTACGCAACAGTTCAAGCGCAGCTGCATTCCTGACGGCCCGAAAGTCGGTACAATTTCTCTGTCACCCCGCGCCGACTGGCGCATGCCCAGCGATTCAAGTTTCAGCGACTGGATGTAA
- a CDS encoding CotH kinase family protein, whose translation MNKKVAFLPFAVAGALFIGCSDKAEESNPVTNPILGEQTPITDPYIDPVTGDYVNPNTGESIPTVPYVDPNTGETVPAIQVTDPNTGVIDTIPVVITDPNQGNSNPGVSSASTDSGTNPTDPNIPNQNPIIPTSSAAQPVSSSSGLKEYDDNHKAKETFLPKAGFYSNLTIEPPTPQKGGQIKCTFDGSFPTQNSESITQAKQITQNTVVRCSEFVNGQAADTTTQTYFINEKVSMPVVALTVNHTDMFDSSRGLYATGDLNGGGMGGMPGGMNFGGGNVSDNNNPKCTEPCQQANFWKDTELPVHVEYFEKGSSTTEKTWEIDAGISIIGNWSRYKPKKSVAIKMDNDDYGDKVLKYSFFKTRPEAKKMKSFNLRNNGNRFWTDYFGDPMLVSLMEGTEVDYQRSLQVVVFYNGEYFGIHDLRERLNRSFVETNYGIDSKSINVVKNCSNGDDGCVNGWAPSGTNGASSAEFGQLTNMITSGNFAGENNPSYEEVKQKMNVSSFAQYMIAEMYIHNGDWPNNNIRAWGSPEKGIPFKFMIFDVDHGYGFSPGITGFDTESHNMFQWVLGSATMDNGQGNGQPGGQDPGQGQWPGMGGGWGGGFGMGGANTTIGNMLKKLLANPDFKRLFINQGCILLNDYLTYEKVQKAVQTMAAMIPSSEQQRDEQRWPRNQSAFNWSPSGSDLLKFAQNRTQTFRQELGNYFGLQGEATVSISASGNGSVLVEGMKLPSSNYQGKFFTGMQMQLQAIPSAGSVFSGWSDGNTANPRLIDISGNTNITAQFK comes from the coding sequence ATGAATAAAAAAGTTGCATTTTTACCTTTCGCGGTCGCCGGGGCATTGTTTATCGGTTGTTCCGACAAGGCAGAAGAATCCAATCCTGTCACCAACCCCATTCTTGGTGAACAAACTCCGATTACAGACCCTTATATCGATCCTGTTACTGGCGACTACGTTAATCCCAATACCGGCGAATCTATTCCGACTGTTCCCTATGTCGATCCTAACACAGGCGAAACCGTTCCCGCCATTCAAGTAACCGACCCCAACACCGGCGTAATCGACACAATTCCAGTAGTCATCACCGATCCCAACCAGGGTAATTCCAATCCGGGCGTATCTAGCGCCTCGACGGATTCTGGCACAAATCCGACAGACCCAAATATTCCGAACCAGAATCCTATTATTCCGACTTCTTCGGCTGCTCAACCCGTATCATCGTCGAGCGGACTCAAGGAATACGATGATAACCACAAGGCCAAGGAAACGTTCCTCCCGAAGGCTGGATTCTATTCCAACTTGACGATTGAACCGCCCACCCCGCAAAAGGGTGGCCAGATCAAGTGTACTTTTGACGGTTCCTTCCCCACCCAGAATTCTGAATCTATCACTCAGGCCAAGCAGATCACGCAAAACACCGTTGTCCGCTGTTCTGAATTCGTGAACGGTCAGGCGGCCGATACGACTACGCAGACATACTTTATCAACGAAAAGGTTTCGATGCCTGTGGTGGCCTTGACCGTGAATCACACCGACATGTTCGACTCTTCCAGGGGTCTTTACGCAACTGGTGACTTGAACGGAGGCGGCATGGGCGGCATGCCCGGCGGCATGAACTTTGGCGGAGGCAATGTTTCGGACAACAACAACCCGAAATGCACCGAGCCCTGCCAACAGGCAAACTTCTGGAAAGACACCGAACTCCCCGTGCACGTGGAATACTTCGAAAAAGGAAGCTCCACCACCGAAAAGACTTGGGAAATTGACGCAGGCATTTCGATTATCGGAAACTGGAGCCGCTACAAACCCAAGAAGAGTGTCGCCATCAAGATGGATAACGACGATTACGGCGACAAGGTGCTCAAGTATTCATTCTTCAAGACTCGCCCCGAAGCAAAGAAGATGAAGAGCTTTAACCTCCGCAACAATGGTAACCGTTTCTGGACGGACTACTTTGGCGACCCGATGCTTGTAAGCCTGATGGAAGGCACCGAAGTAGATTACCAGCGTAGTTTGCAAGTGGTGGTATTCTACAACGGCGAATACTTCGGCATTCACGACTTGCGCGAACGCCTGAACAGGAGCTTTGTAGAAACAAATTATGGCATTGATTCTAAATCCATTAACGTGGTCAAGAACTGCAGCAACGGAGACGACGGTTGCGTCAACGGATGGGCGCCCAGCGGCACCAATGGAGCCTCGAGCGCAGAATTTGGCCAGCTGACAAACATGATTACCAGCGGAAACTTCGCTGGAGAAAACAATCCGTCTTACGAAGAAGTCAAGCAAAAAATGAACGTGAGCAGTTTCGCCCAGTACATGATTGCCGAAATGTATATTCATAACGGCGACTGGCCGAACAATAACATCCGCGCTTGGGGCAGCCCCGAAAAAGGAATCCCGTTCAAATTCATGATTTTCGACGTCGACCACGGCTACGGATTCTCTCCTGGCATTACGGGATTCGATACCGAAAGCCACAACATGTTCCAGTGGGTACTGGGTAGCGCCACCATGGATAACGGTCAGGGAAATGGGCAACCGGGCGGACAAGATCCCGGACAAGGTCAATGGCCCGGCATGGGCGGCGGCTGGGGTGGCGGCTTCGGCATGGGCGGCGCAAATACCACCATCGGAAACATGCTCAAAAAACTTTTGGCCAATCCCGATTTCAAACGTTTGTTCATCAACCAGGGCTGCATTCTCCTAAACGACTACCTGACTTACGAAAAGGTCCAGAAGGCGGTGCAGACTATGGCTGCCATGATTCCGAGTTCCGAACAGCAACGCGACGAACAGCGCTGGCCACGCAATCAGTCGGCATTCAACTGGTCTCCCAGCGGTAGCGACCTCTTAAAATTCGCACAAAACCGCACGCAAACCTTTAGACAGGAATTGGGTAACTACTTCGGTCTCCAGGGCGAAGCAACCGTGAGCATTTCTGCAAGCGGAAACGGCTCTGTTCTTGTCGAAGGCATGAAGCTCCCGAGCAGCAATTACCAAGGCAAGTTCTTTACCGGGATGCAGATGCAGCTCCAAGCCATTCCTTCGGCTGGCAGCGTATTTAGCGGATGGTCCGATGGCAACACCGCCAACCCGCGCCTGATTGACATCAGCGGCAATACGAACATAACGGCTCAGTTCAAGTAA
- a CDS encoding LL-diaminopimelate aminotransferase: MNSSILNTNYDLLPGSYLFSTIAQKIKEYQAKKPDADIIRLGIGDVTTPLIPEVIKAMHKAVDEMAEKGTFRGYGPEQGYDFLREAIVRGEYTARGIEMDPDDIFVSDGSKCDVANIQELFTENVKIAIPDPVYPVYLDSNVMAGRAGVLQSDGHFSKVTYLASTAENNFQPDLPKEPVQLIYLCSPNNPTGTVLSRETLQKFVNYANENGALILFDGAYNCYIQDETLPHSIFEIPGARTCAIEFRSFSKTAGFTGVRCAYTVIPHELSKLRAMWNRRQCTKFNGVSYVTQRAAEAIYSPVGWLQTKEVIAGYMRTAGVIRKELTAAGYTVFGGEHAPYIWWKIADGEKSFDFFDRLLATCEVVGTPGSGFGPCGEGYFRLTAFGDYERTCEALRRIREKL; this comes from the coding sequence ATGAATTCATCTATCCTCAACACCAACTACGACTTGCTGCCAGGCAGCTACCTTTTCTCGACTATCGCCCAGAAAATCAAGGAATATCAGGCGAAAAAGCCCGATGCCGACATTATCCGACTGGGTATCGGCGATGTGACCACACCCTTAATCCCGGAAGTCATCAAGGCTATGCACAAGGCTGTGGACGAAATGGCCGAAAAGGGAACGTTCCGCGGTTACGGCCCCGAGCAGGGTTACGACTTTTTGCGGGAGGCAATCGTGCGTGGCGAATACACCGCCCGTGGCATCGAAATGGACCCGGATGACATCTTCGTGAGCGATGGTTCCAAGTGCGATGTGGCAAACATTCAGGAGCTTTTTACAGAAAATGTGAAGATTGCGATTCCGGACCCGGTTTATCCGGTCTATCTGGACTCCAACGTGATGGCTGGCCGTGCAGGCGTTTTGCAAAGTGACGGACATTTTTCTAAGGTGACCTACCTTGCATCGACTGCCGAAAACAATTTCCAGCCGGATTTGCCAAAGGAACCGGTGCAGCTGATTTACCTTTGCAGCCCGAACAACCCCACGGGTACAGTCCTTAGCCGCGAAACTTTGCAGAAGTTCGTCAACTACGCAAACGAAAACGGAGCATTGATTCTGTTCGACGGCGCCTATAACTGCTACATCCAGGACGAAACCTTGCCGCATTCCATTTTCGAAATTCCGGGTGCGCGCACGTGCGCCATTGAATTCCGCAGCTTCAGCAAGACGGCCGGCTTTACGGGCGTGCGCTGCGCCTATACGGTGATTCCGCACGAACTTTCTAAACTCCGTGCCATGTGGAACCGCAGACAGTGCACCAAGTTCAACGGCGTAAGCTACGTGACCCAGCGTGCCGCCGAGGCGATCTATTCGCCGGTGGGCTGGTTGCAGACAAAAGAAGTCATTGCGGGATACATGCGTACCGCAGGCGTAATCCGCAAGGAACTGACCGCTGCAGGTTACACGGTGTTCGGCGGCGAACATGCCCCGTACATCTGGTGGAAAATCGCAGACGGCGAAAAATCCTTCGATTTCTTTGACCGCCTGCTTGCCACCTGCGAAGTCGTGGGTACTCCGGGTAGCGGCTTTGGCCCCTGCGGCGAAGGATACTTCCGTCTGACCGCCTTCGGTGACTACGAACGCACCTGCGAAGCCCTTAGGAGAATCAGGGAAAAACTTTAA
- the dapF gene encoding diaminopimelate epimerase, translating to MPINFSKWTGLGNDFVLYEPGQTPEYGAAFTGRVIKLCDRRFGIGADGVVIVTPMDKDGCLVLGDTGVGASVGPAAKSVPNGVDFEMRIFNADGSEAAMCGNATRCVAKYIRSRGLAKDANTKVFNLHTKSGLVKPALLDDGRVCVDMGLPRNFLGSIKLTADSFDFTAETVSMGNPHAVIFVDDIEKIQLEKWGSILEVDKQFPDRCNIEFAQVIPAAGAAPTQIRMRVWERGCGVTMACGTGSCATLVAAQRTGRVGVEADVILDGGVLHIKHEEGGPVLMTGPAEEVFRGVIEA from the coding sequence ATGCCAATTAATTTTTCAAAATGGACCGGGTTGGGCAACGATTTCGTGCTTTATGAACCGGGGCAGACGCCGGAATATGGCGCCGCTTTTACAGGAAGGGTAATTAAGCTTTGTGACCGTCGCTTCGGTATCGGTGCTGATGGTGTGGTGATTGTAACGCCGATGGATAAGGACGGTTGCCTGGTGCTGGGCGATACGGGCGTCGGTGCCAGCGTGGGGCCTGCTGCGAAATCCGTGCCGAACGGTGTCGATTTCGAAATGCGCATCTTTAATGCCGATGGGAGCGAAGCGGCCATGTGTGGTAATGCGACGCGTTGTGTGGCGAAGTACATCCGCAGCCGCGGTCTTGCAAAAGACGCAAATACGAAGGTCTTCAATTTACATACCAAGAGCGGCCTGGTGAAGCCAGCGCTTTTAGACGATGGTCGCGTGTGCGTGGATATGGGCCTTCCGAGAAACTTCTTGGGCTCGATCAAGCTCACGGCCGACAGCTTCGACTTTACCGCCGAGACGGTCTCGATGGGAAATCCGCACGCGGTGATTTTCGTGGATGACATCGAAAAAATTCAGCTGGAAAAGTGGGGAAGCATTCTAGAAGTGGACAAGCAGTTCCCTGACCGCTGCAACATTGAATTTGCCCAGGTGATTCCCGCTGCGGGAGCGGCGCCCACCCAAATCCGCATGCGGGTTTGGGAACGGGGTTGCGGAGTCACCATGGCCTGCGGCACCGGCAGTTGCGCAACCCTCGTTGCGGCCCAGCGCACGGGCCGCGTGGGCGTTGAAGCCGACGTAATCCTCGACGGCGGTGTTCTCCACATCAAGCACGAAGAAGGTGGCCCCGTCCTGATGACCGGTCCCGCAGAAGAAGTATTTAGAGGAGTAATTGAGGCGTGA